tgagagagagagagagagagattcaaagacAGCTCTATCAGTAACACCCATatcataacaaaacaacacTGCAGGCGAGTACTTACTAACTTAAAAGAGGGAGACTGGGAGACACAGGCTAGATGGAACACTGGTACCTATACACGCCCTTTGTTGCGACACAGGGACACATAATTAAACTGCTCAACCTCCACGTCTTCCTCagtgtttcttttgtgttcctttgtctcCACGTAACTCCCCGGCAGGACAACTTCTCCCCGCGAACAATGGGCGTACTTTAAACTCCTTATTTGTACGTAGGTGGAGCTTAGAAGATCGTGGGAGGAGCGTGGAAATATATGACTTGTAATTATGCCTCGTGCGGATACAAAAGACACCTTATAGTACTCGTGTTTCGCCCTCAAAGTACTTCCTGCCACCTCGCCCATTTGCCCGCTTCACTGCCTGCTTGGACTGAAGCGAGTAATTGTGTTGGAgtgtgaatggaggaaaaaggtgtgtatttcttaacttaacctactaTAAACTTTGTCtatgccttacctaacctcacctaaccttgcctaatcTTTCCCTATAACCTTATCTAACCCTGCCTAACCTTTGCCtataaccttatctaaccttgcctaacctaacctaactccacctaacctaatcttaaccttccctaacctttcctaacctaatcttaatcTCCCCTAATcttgcctaacctaatcttaatatcccctaaccttaaccttccctaacctttcctaacctaaccttaaccttccctaacctttcctaacctaatcttaatctcccctaaccttgcctaacctaaccttaaccttccctaaccttgcctaacttaaccttaaccttccctaaccttgcctaacctaaccttaaccttccctaaccttacctaacctaaacttaacctcacctaacttaaccttgcgtaacctaacttaaccttaacgtCCCCTAACCTTgcttaacctcacctcacctcacctagcctagcctaacttaacctaactgaacctaacctcgcttcacctaacctaacaagcctaacttaatttaacctaactaaacctaacttatCTCAAACGAATGGGTAGTTATTTACGAGGCTGACTCTTTCTACCTATCCATTACTACAGACAGTCACCTTACTTCCTAAAAGCAGCATTCGTTAGAgaagagtaaataaagatataatAGCAGGAGTTATTAAGGAGATGTAGCTATTTTAAGCCATTCAGTACGACAAATATTTATCCTTCGATgttgtttaatgtttttttgtctcttctttagGGACTGGCAAACTCAAAgcgcctttttattttatttttcctttcttttctactctcttattttttttagtcctTGGCCAGAGacttaagtaaaataaaaagataattgcCAAATtgattgaaaaaatagatataaataaaagaataggtaaataaatagttCCTGGCTAGAGTCCACACAGTTAGGCGCCGAGGAGAGCAGGGGGCTTCTCAACCAGATTTACACCAATTTGTACCACGCCGTTCCCCGCCACAATCCCGTTACCAGCGCTCTGAACTCCCCGCCCGCCGCCGACCAGCCCGCGGACCGGCGCCTCCCAGCGTGCTTTCATATGGTAATGCAGCGGAAGTCCTCCTCAAGGCAAGGCAGACGCCGCACTAGTTTTCCACCATTGTGCGCTGCTTTCACTGCGTCACTCGGGGAGAATAACATCTTAGCTACGCGTGGTTTCCATTCTAAAACTCCGCCGCTGATCGTCTCTTTCGCTGCTATGTAAATTCCGTCCTATTCAGTTTCATTCACGAATATTCCCTGGTGAAATTTTTGCCGGTGCTTATCTGACGTATCCCTCAAAAtttaaacccaacccaacctaactttaccttaccttaccttaccttactcaacccaacccaacctaactttaccttaccttaatcaacccaacccaacccaatccaacctaacttaacttaatctatcAGAGAGAaatgtcttttatttatcattttacttACATTCATTTATCGTTTCCTGCAATCTTAACCCTTTGGCTACTATTTGAtaactctttcccttcattaatgtcttttatttatcattttattgacatgcatttattatttccttcaatCTTAACGCTCTGGCTGCTATTTGGTAACTTTCCCTTCGTTATCACTCACTCCCTGACGTGTCCCTTGTCACTGTTTaggagttttgttttcttcttcctctttccttccctgtaccaaagattaaccctttcagtaccatgacgcgttttcatattcattttgccttACTACCTAGTGATTTTATACCCCTCCAGAagctcatgtggggattagaatagtgaatactctagccattaatcttctgaccttcatagaccttttctgatgtcaataaaatcgtctaatcgtaccaaaatctcaaggtaaaaacgcgtcccagtacttaaAGAGGTTAAAGAGAAGCACAGAACACAATCGAAGTGGAAGACTATATATATTTGACTTATGAGCACGACTGAACATGCTAATTAATTCTATCATAGAGGATCAGGAATTAATAAGAGGATCCGGTACCTGAAAATAGGCATCGTATAGCTTGTGTTGTAATGGATATTAAGCAGGGCAACTTTGATGTCtggatataagagagagagagagagagagagagagagagagagaatgtgtgttacTCGTATGAATAGGTTTGTTATTAAGTGTAAGCCATTTTTTCTACTATAAGGTCATATGGTACTAACTaggattacgagagagagagagaggctgaccccactctctctctctctctctctctctctctctctctctctctctctctctctctctctctctctctatctctctctctctctctctctgccctgcatgaaataaatgaggatttcctttcatctctcatcGGCAGGGATTTAATATATTAGTCCATCAATGAGTGGCGTGGAGCTGCAAGGCTAACACTCGCTCCACTCTCTGTTTTCATCGCCTGACAGAAGGGAGtcataaaggaaagggaaaggaagggaaggtaaaggcaAGGTAGCAAGTGGAAGGCAAGGTGAGGTAGAGAGAAGTAAGGCAAGTTAAGGTGAGATaaagtaaagttaggttaggtcagggaaAGGCAAGTTAGGGGGAGTTAGATAAGGCTGGGttgggtaaggtgaggtgaggtgaggtgaggtgatcaggtgaagtgagaaagagttaagtaaggttagattagattaatatTACATAAGGATCAGGTACGGGGAGGCTAGGTAAGATGAAGTAGATAAGGTGACAATGTAAGGTAAGATAAAGTGTTAGATTATGGTAAAGTTTGATCTGATTAGATTGAGTAAGATTAGATAAGGGACAGGTTAGTTAAAGTAATGTAAGATGGATTAGATAAGGCGACGTAGTGTAATGTAAGATAAAGTAATGTTAATATGAGGTTAAATCAGATTAAGTAACGTaagattaggtaaggtcaggcaTGGTTAAGGTAGGGTGATGGTGGCAGATAAGGGAAGATTACGTTAGAGAGAGGTTAAATCACATAAGGTAAGATAAGCTTCAGAGAAACCCTGAACCACCATTAAAAGAAACTGACGAGCAGATGGAATGAAACGAATGACGGGCAGCGAAATTAATTCCTTTCATGAGAGGAATTAAATCGCTGGACTTATTTCCAATGGTAAAAGGAGGTGCAGGGGTGAGATTTAATTAATTCATGCCCTTGGAAAGTAAAAAGTTCAATTCTGTATTAATTAAACggtaaaaaaaggaacacacataaggaaagaagcgaggaaggaaagggtccAGCCGATCCAACGTGTTTGATTTGTTTGTTACCAGTACTGTACGTGTAACATTATTCTGGTGTCTGAAGTAAAGGTGCCgtattgattatttattttattgttacctTGTCAGTAATTAATTAGTTTCTTCTTTGTAATAGCAaataatgatgaggatgaggatgataatgatggtaatatagtaataataatggtaatggtaatgatgttgataataataataataataataataataataacgaaaaacaaatgaaatacaaGGGAGGGTTACctgaaagaaaatcaataagcTACCTCTTCTCGCAGACTGCAGTGCAATCAAAATATTTTACACCACTCACTCACGGTATGCACGGCGggacctgctgctgctcctgctgatgCTGACGATGATGTGGGCTGCGCGATTTTGGTTTGACACTAACTATAACCGTAGCATTAAAAACCAaatattattttccattttcacgTAGACGAAGACATTACATTTTAGAGTAAATACTTAACTAGCTGGACAAAAGACGTCTTACGGCAGCAATGCACACGTATTGACAGACACAATCGCGTACACGTCAGTGGTGTTTACAGAATCAGCTGACGCGCCGCTcagccgctgctgccgccgctgctgctgccgctgctgccgccctgGGCCTGGCTCTGGTTTTCTGCCACCCTCATGCCTTGAGTCTTATAAGTGCCTGTTCAGTACTCAGCCAGggtttggtgttttccagtaGCCAGTGCAGCCCTCCCATGCGCTACAGGTCCCCAGATGGAGGTGCTGTATCATCAGACTAACCGCCTGCTGCAGGAGGTCACGTCCCAGGACCTCATCAGGGTGCAGCGCGCCCACTCTGCCGAGGAAGCTAATGGCGCAGAGAACACTGTGGTGCAGAAGCTGGACGCCATACACGCGTGAGTCATTGGTTATGGAGGAACCAAAAGGGTCAAAGTTCATCACAACAGGTTATGTAATGGGAGAGTGTTTGTGAACACCAGGTTAGAAGAGGaaaattcttttcttctcaggtTTAATTTATATGGTGAAAACAAATGACTTTTTATATAAGGGTGAGTGAGAATGAACAGGAGTGACTTGCAGCTTCTTGTGCCATATTGATTTGTTTATCAATAACCTGTGAAATTATTGCTAAATGTTTACAAAAGGTCCTTTGCCAGATATGGCCGTTTGTCACCTTAGACATTTTTGGAAATGCAAGATTTGGTCTATTTTGATATCCCTGACCAACTAACTCAATATTAACTTAATCTGAGGTAGCCTAACCCTAAAACtaagctaatctaacccaacttaaACCTAATTTAAGTGATTTTTGGCACAATGCTTTGATTTTTAAAAGCATTAATATGAGTCAGTAATAGCCAAGTGCGCCAAAAAAACTTCATAGACGTGAAGCACAGTGAGCATACTACCACAACATGCAGTCCTGATGTCATGTGCTACTGACAAGGATCAATAGTAAACATTAATCAGAATTGCACATTAGGATCAGAATTTAACAGATTTTGCTACATCACAGCAAATGAATACACAAGTATTTACATGGCAGGATGCGGTGCACAGACACACCAAGGATAACCACTTTATGAACTTGAGGTTTTCATGACAGTCTTGGTAGATAAGAAGCATCATGAACTTCCTCTCACATTGCTGTGAAAGATTCCCCTGCCaacacccacctctccatctgTCACAATATTAATCACATCAACAGAAACTGCAATCGCCTGGACATCCTGATCAACAAAGAGCCAGCCGCCAGGAGAGCAAACGCCAAGTATCGTGTGGACCAGCTCAAGTATGACCTTAAACATGTACAGGTGAGCACGCAGCCTTCTCTTGCTCAGTTCTGATGATTTCCATTTTGTAAATATAGATATgcctttttttgtattattattattattactttacgTGTGATGTAACAAATTATTATGTTCGTCAGgtttttgttttgaattgtAGCCTTTTGCAAATTGTGAGTCACATGTACTATAATATATTCCAGTGAATAATCAGAAAAACATTAACCTTGTAAAAATTTTTAGTATGATTTTGTATGTACATTACAGAATTCCTTTGCAATGcttcaacaccaaaaacaaatgcGAGCACGTGAGGCGGAGGAGAGACAAGCTTTGCTATCACGGAAATTCACCACCAATGAAGACACGTCAATATTTCTGGACCCTGAACTCCAGCATCATGACAAACTAGGGGTAAGACAAACCAATACATTACTGCCCTCTTCTGAATTTCTTCCTGTACTTTAAGTACTTTAGTCCTGTGTATTGTAGCAtattgcagtgaaagggttaccAGTTGTGGCCTTTGATCTCAGATTTAAGGGTTTGCATACAATTTCCTACTTGAATGTGATGTTATTTTGCTTCAGGAGGCTAATCGGCATATGGACGAAATGATTGGAGCTGGTGTGAGCATCCTGCAGGGCATCAGGGATCAGGGGTCGATGTTAAAGGGAGCCAGGAAGCGCGTGCAGGACTTGGCTAACACCTTGGGCCTGTCCAACACTGTCATGAGGATGATTGAGAGACGGTCCACACAGGATAAATACATTCTGTTTGCCGGAATGGTTATTGTGCTTCTTTGTCTGTACTTTGCACTAAGATACTTATGAAGACAAATGAACAGGCCTTGTATTCATTCCTTTACTGTAAAATCTATACACACTCATATTTATTATATACATGCTCATAGGACTGAGATGACATTTGTTCCTCAACACGTGCTTGCTGTCATTGTCACAGGTCTTATTCATCTCTCATCATGCACATACTGCTCACAGCAAGCATCTTAATGACACTTCAGGGTAAATATTCTGAGGCATTAATAACTGTTAAGATTATGAAAGTATTACATTTTGCCTTATGAAAAAAGAGTATAGGTGGGTAACATGGgtgcatttgttttatttacactaCTGCAGCATACACATTATCATGAAATTTTCTGTTGTTTGTTACTACATATTCACATGAAGTTTCActaatgaatagaaagaaaatgaacaaatagtTATAAACTTTCACTTATGTTAAATTATATGCTAGAGTATTTTTAGAATGGCAAAGAAGAATTATTTATCAATCATGTCATTTCCAGAACACATTTTGCTAAATATACTATTCACTTTAATTTTAAGATTTTGGTATACcataatattttcatttatcacttttttctatctctcctgaTGCTTCTGTGCATTAGTACAGGGTGTCGTGTACTGCATGGCCAGATTATGAAAAGTTCTTACAATGTTCCTGTGAGCTGGATTGAGGAAATGCATCGGACTCCTAAAAAATAATTCTGACATCCTAGTAGATCCTGCAGCCTTCAGTGATGGTGTGTCACTAACACAGTGCTTGTGCAGCCCATGAAAATTTGCCTCCACTCTGATGCTCAGCCCTTCACCTGTCACACACCCAACACTATTCTTTAgcacagaaagaaaagatgaatttcATGCTGGATAGATTAGTGAACCAGGAAATCATTGCACTGGATGTTGGCAATGACTCAGTGAGTGGCTTAGCATAGGGATCAGAAGATGCAGTAAACTCTGATGTATAAACAGCCACAGACATCTGGAGCTCATCACTTGTGAATATCAAACGTATGGGACCTCTGAGAAGCTTATATTGAGCCCTAGGAATGATGAAAGTCTTGATTGGTTGTAATGCTTCATCAGGGAGTAATTGCCAATGACCCCACACAGCATCCAGTGTGAAGTACTGAGAGCCTCTCGTGACCTGCATCACTGCCGTACATGGTGCCCAGAAAGGGTGATTAGGCTGGAGGACTTGCTGGTTCAGCTTTGACAAATTAACTGTGATGCAGAAGCCACCTGGTGTTTTAGGGCCAACAACCGTATGGTGCCACTGTGCCAATGCCTCACCTCTACCAGTGTGATGATTTCTTGGTTCACTATTCTATCCAGCATggccttcatcttttctttctgtgcTAAAGAATATTGTTGGGTGTGTGACATGCAAAGGGTTAAGTATTAGAGTGGAGGTGAATCTTCTTATGCTGCTCAAGCACTGTTTTAAGTGTCACGTCATCACTGAAGGCTGCAGGATCCACCAGGACATCAAGACTTCTCTTAAGAGAGTCTGATGAATTTCCTCAATCCTGCTCACTGGAACACTGTAAGAACTTTTCATAATCCACCCACATGCCATGCCATACCTTGTACTCATGTAGATAAGCATCAGGAGAGAGTTTATGTGGCAGCCTGGCTTGGGGCTACCAGAGGAGAGAGGTAATTGGGATGCTTGGTTTGTTTCAGTTTGGTTTAGAGTGTTTTGGAAGTAAGGGAGAGCTGggtagagagaaggagaagaaatttGAGGATGTTTGAGAGATGCTTGGTGGTCTGGGAAAGTGATGGGAGATGCTCagagaataaggaaatggtTATGATGGACATAGAGATTGGGAAAGTCTGAGAAAGATTGGAGAGGTTGAATCAGGTGAGTCTAAGACACGTACATACTAGGAGAGACTAAGATGGACTGAAATAGATTAGGAGAGGctggaaaagatagaaataatttAGAAATAGGTTGGTAGAGGTTGGAAAAGGCTAGAAGAGATTTAAGGCCCGTCCAGACTTGGGTTCACACAGTGTATCGTATGGTTTTCATGACCAAGAGAGTTGTTGTATGAGACATTTTCACAACATGATGTGCCTGACAGTAGCTGACAAGCTGCTTGCTTCATCATCCCATTCACACAATGGCTGATGGTTCAGAGTAATTATGCACTTAATACTACCTAAAGATGCATGCAAATATGCATTTGGTATGGTGCAATATGTGCTTATCTCCTAtgaaaaacaatagtaatagtaatatgcAAGGATTACTTTTACTTATTGGAATTTATAGCTATATCACTATTCATACATATATTgattaaaatttaatacaaaTTTTCATGTATAAAATACTGATACACAACTGAGTGTAGGTTTTCTGCTTAGGAAGTATGTGGTCTAATCCtattcaaagtttttttttttttttttttttttctgagaccAAGAAACTGTAATTAAAATACCATTACCTAGGCAGGCTACTTACAGATTACTCAACACATACGAAATAGAGAATATGCCATAGTACAGggaaaaaagcttaaaaatatGCATATGCTTAGTTAACACATGCATTAGCATATGCACATTATTCAAAAAAATCTGGGCAAATGGCAGtagcaagatcaagatcaacGGGATGgaacagatgaaaaataaagtatagaaataaaaagacaagtaaataagtaagaaaaaaatacaaagtaaCGAATTCAATACAAAACACTAAGGATATAAACACAAAAGACACAAATTGAGCCACATAAAGTCCCCGGTGGAGTGGGCAAGTGGCGGGGACGGCCGCTAGATGGAGGTGGCGCGGAGTAAACAGAGAACAGTCACAGGGTGGCAAGCAGGCGAGGAGGTGCggcactccctcccttctgttTGTACCTAATACCCTTACATTACTAATTATCCCCACGCACTGTAACTCCAGCTGATAGACTATAAAGCAACGGTGCATAGGAGTTAATAGCGGTGCGTGACGTGTGGCGGCGGTGTGCTGGTGAGGAGAACCATTGCTAGGCGGCTGGGTGTCACGTAGCTATCGACACGGGTGGGAAAAACGCACGCAAAATTAATAGTTTCCCTAATCCTCACGTGCTCAGGTGTTAATGGCAAGGAAATACAGGAATGAGTGTGTTTATTAGGTTATAATGTGTGGTATGGCGAGTAGATGGAAGCTGGTAGGGCAAGAGTAATGTGATGTAGATGTTATGGAGGTTTGATGAGGGAAATTTCAGTGTTTAAATTCCACGTGTTGTAATATTGTAATGTATCGATCGCATCTTTGTACCTGTGCATTAGTATCAAGGAACAGGATGCAAAGGAAGGGTATTGATAGCTTGTTAATTCTCAAATGACGAGTAAAATTAATTGTTCGGTAACTAATATGCCTAAATTgtcaaaagggaagaaaaaatagggaaTAGGGACTGAAAATTTGTCATTCTCCCTGCCTCTAGATGTCattaggaagaaaatggatatcAAATAGGTTCTTTCATGCtgtcaggtgagggaaggaggtaaaatGTGTATATGTCATTCTCTAGTAGTTTTTGCGCCAGTGATGTCATATTAGGTGTAGAAATGCACAGGTAGGCGCCAGATGTGGTGTAATTTCTGATATATGGAGATAAGTAACAAAAGGAGGGATAGGATTACATGAAATAACAAGATATACTTTGATTATTCTGAATATTAGTGTAAATACTCATGTTTTAAGAGATATAGAAGACGTGTTAAGAAATTAATTTGAATGAATCTGGTGAAAGGATGAACGCAGATATAATTATGGAAGTCttgaacctgtgtgtgtgtgtgtgtgtgtgtgtgtgtgtgtgtgtagtgacggGGAGGTGTACATATCCTTGCAGAAGTGTAGTGCACATACAGACACTGAGCGCCATGAGTGGGTGGTGGAGCAAAGGTAGCAAAGGACTGGCTGCCCTGGGTCACGTGATAGGGCGGTCGTGTCAAGGTCAGAGTGGACGTGCTGTGTCCATCTCCGCCCTGCCATCCCTTGCCCCCCGGACCACGCCCCCCCTCGCTGCCGCCCTCCACAGGTAaagtacattattatttttattattattattgttgtagttgttgttgttgttgttgttgttactactactacttcttatcATTGTGTcaagttttgttatttttcattttgttgtttgtttatttatttatttacttatctatttgtttattcatttaactttttcactttatttttttttacattttttttcaattgtatGGTTTCcttgcttgttttattttcattcgctcGTTGttgtttaaattttctttttctatattttatttttacctttgttcaacttttttgtttttatttcgtatatgcactagtttttatttattcatatatatttttatttactccgttttttttcagcctatctttcattttattaacttatttctgtccatttcatttattttgatgtatttctcatttattctaCATTATACATATATGCGTACCAGCTTATTCTATTCTCTAAATACGTACTACTtgtaatttattcttttatatatatttgcttCGTTTATGTATGGATGTGTTTGTTAATTCCTGTTTAATATCTTCCTCACTCCACCTCCCTCAGTGTTGGTGTGATCACTATGGTGGTCCTTTGATTGATAGGTTCCCTGTGGTATCGATTTGCAATTAGGTAAAGATTTAATTCGTACATCAAATCACTAGCCATCAATTACCACCTGGCTATTGAATGTGCATAATGAGAGCGAATAGTTATTACATGAAACGCTGAATTGAGGTAATGAAAGTAACgtcaacaaataacaataatagcaataatggtaatagtaatgttaATAGTAATGGCATAGCAAGCACtccattttattatatttcccttcacaTTTACGTAAGTTTAccgtggaaaaaaaacaacaacgtagAGGTAACATTTTAGTTCTTTCATAGCGAATTAGAAAAGTTTCGTCTTATCTTTTACGTATATAG
The Portunus trituberculatus isolate SZX2019 chromosome 39, ASM1759143v1, whole genome shotgun sequence DNA segment above includes these coding regions:
- the LOC123515678 gene encoding Golgi SNAP receptor complex member 2-like, which codes for MEVLYHQTNRLLQEVTSQDLIRVQRAHSAEEANGAENTVVQKLDAIHANCNRLDILINKEPAARRANAKYRVDQLKYDLKHVQNSFAMLQHQKQMRAREAEERQALLSRKFTTNEDTSIFLDPELQHHDKLGEANRHMDEMIGAGVSILQGIRDQGSMLKGARKRVQDLANTLGLSNTVMRMIERRSTQDKYILFAGMVIVLLCLYFALRYL